A single genomic interval of Brevibacillus brevis harbors:
- a CDS encoding spore coat protein — MNNDYLDPINALNMPEKADMTFAMDFLLRAKEGVRNTAIALTETVTPEARSVLRKQLHQGIALHQEIAELMLRKKWFHPYELHEQYQLDHLSALETIQIGQMNLFPEDTSRKGMFDRTPDEHQ; from the coding sequence ATGAACAACGATTATCTAGACCCGATCAATGCGTTAAACATGCCGGAGAAGGCAGATATGACTTTTGCGATGGACTTCCTCCTTCGTGCCAAAGAAGGCGTCCGAAACACGGCAATCGCCCTGACGGAAACGGTTACTCCGGAAGCAAGATCCGTATTGCGGAAACAACTCCATCAAGGAATTGCTCTCCATCAAGAAATCGCGGAGTTGATGCTCAGGAAAAAGTGGTTTCATCCCTACGAGCTCCATGAACAGTATCAACTAGACCACCTCTCGGCCTTGGAAACGATCCAAATCGGGCAAATGAACCTCTTCCCTGAGGATACCTCGCGAAAAGGCATGTTCGATCGGACACCAGATGAACACCAGTGA
- a CDS encoding ROK family protein, which translates to MTKDEYAIGLDLGGTKILAGLVDRRGRIIAQKLLPTIAEDGEKAVIERVLSAIHDVLSESGIDLEKVSGVGIASAGVINSESGEVIFASNLGWRNVPIGKLIGQRFGLPVRLFNDANAAAIAEWLWGAGVGTRNMIYVTVSTGVGAGIISDGRLVSGRDGSAGEFGHISIDWNGPSCRCGNRGCLENYASGTAIENSARQKLTTAKEPVIDRFLVENGELTAKVISEAALAGDPFFAQIVKQAGFFLGIGAANLIYLFNPEVIVFGGGVMNASALLLPEIEKSMRDRCIAGLAEKVRVVTSHIGIEAGVMGAAGGIFEKPYCKN; encoded by the coding sequence ATGACAAAAGATGAATATGCGATTGGGCTGGATCTGGGCGGGACCAAAATCTTGGCTGGTTTGGTTGATCGTAGAGGCAGGATCATCGCACAAAAGCTGCTGCCAACCATCGCGGAAGATGGGGAAAAGGCAGTGATCGAAAGGGTGCTTTCTGCCATTCACGATGTCCTGTCAGAAAGCGGCATCGATCTCGAAAAAGTAAGCGGTGTAGGCATTGCTTCAGCTGGTGTGATTAACAGCGAGAGCGGCGAGGTCATTTTTGCGAGCAATCTGGGTTGGCGAAATGTACCGATTGGCAAGTTGATCGGGCAAAGGTTCGGATTGCCTGTCCGACTGTTCAACGACGCGAATGCGGCTGCAATTGCAGAGTGGCTATGGGGCGCAGGTGTCGGTACACGAAATATGATTTACGTTACGGTCAGCACAGGGGTAGGGGCAGGGATCATCAGTGATGGTCGGCTGGTTTCAGGTAGAGATGGGAGCGCGGGAGAATTTGGTCATATCTCGATCGATTGGAATGGACCGTCATGTCGCTGTGGAAATCGCGGATGTCTGGAAAATTACGCTTCCGGTACTGCCATCGAAAACAGCGCCCGTCAAAAGCTGACAACTGCAAAGGAGCCTGTCATCGATCGATTCCTTGTGGAAAATGGCGAGCTGACGGCAAAAGTGATCAGTGAAGCTGCGCTTGCAGGAGATCCATTTTTCGCGCAAATCGTAAAGCAAGCCGGGTTTTTCTTAGGTATAGGAGCCGCTAATCTGATCTATTTGTTTAATCCGGAGGTTATCGTCTTCGGAGGCGGGGTTATGAACGCTTCTGCATTATTGCTTCCCGAAATCGAAAAGAGCATGAGGGATAGATGCATAGCTGGATTGGCGGAGAAAGTGCGGGTGGTTACGAGTCATATCGGGATAGAAGCTGGAGTGATGGGAGCGGCAGGGGGAATATTCGAAAAACCTTATTGCAAAAATTAA
- a CDS encoding Gfo/Idh/MocA family protein: MAKVRVAVIGAGSISDMHLQSYQQNERTEIRAVVDFNEERAREKAQKYEAETYYSKLEDVLADEQVDAVSICTWNNTHADIAIAALRAGKHVLLEKPLSTTVESALLIEKAVKESGKLLQVGFVRRYDTNAQLLKQFIEAGELGDIYYAKASCLRRLGNPGGWFADKDRSGGGPLIDLGVHVIDLCWYLMGCPKVTTVSGNTYNKLGNRANVKNLSFYKAADYDPSQNTVEDMANALIRFENGASLFVDVSYTLHAKKDELAVKLYGDKGGAEVEPELSIIAEKHDTILNVSPQMDKLSFDFKRGFQNEIDHFIASLLGEKETLSPVQDGVEMMKILCGIYESAATGREIVFTR, encoded by the coding sequence ATGGCAAAAGTGAGAGTTGCGGTGATTGGTGCAGGATCAATTTCAGACATGCACTTGCAATCGTACCAGCAAAACGAGCGTACAGAAATTCGTGCCGTCGTGGACTTCAACGAGGAGCGCGCTCGGGAAAAAGCACAGAAGTACGAGGCCGAGACCTACTACAGCAAGCTTGAGGATGTTCTCGCAGATGAACAGGTGGACGCAGTGAGTATTTGTACATGGAACAACACGCATGCAGATATTGCCATCGCTGCTCTTAGAGCGGGTAAGCACGTGCTTTTGGAAAAGCCTTTAAGTACAACAGTTGAAAGCGCTCTCCTGATAGAAAAGGCCGTAAAAGAGAGTGGCAAGCTGCTCCAGGTGGGCTTTGTGAGAAGGTACGATACGAATGCGCAATTGCTCAAGCAGTTCATCGAGGCGGGCGAGCTGGGTGACATTTATTACGCGAAGGCATCCTGTCTGCGCCGTTTGGGCAATCCGGGAGGTTGGTTCGCTGACAAGGACAGATCTGGCGGAGGTCCACTCATCGATCTCGGCGTGCATGTCATTGATCTGTGCTGGTACTTGATGGGCTGCCCAAAAGTAACGACCGTCAGCGGCAATACATACAACAAGCTGGGCAATCGCGCTAACGTCAAAAATCTCTCCTTTTACAAAGCCGCTGACTACGACCCTTCCCAAAACACCGTGGAGGATATGGCCAATGCACTCATTCGCTTTGAAAACGGAGCGTCGCTTTTCGTCGATGTGAGCTATACACTGCATGCGAAAAAAGACGAGCTGGCCGTCAAGCTGTACGGGGACAAGGGAGGCGCAGAGGTGGAGCCAGAGCTTTCCATCATTGCAGAAAAGCATGACACGATCCTGAATGTCAGCCCGCAGATGGATAAACTATCGTTTGATTTCAAGCGAGGCTTCCAAAATGAGATCGATCACTTCATCGCAAGCCTATTAGGTGAAAAAGAAACGCTCAGCCCTGTACAGGACGGCGTGGAGATGATGAAGATTCTGTGCGGCATTTACGAATCAGCTGCGACCGGAAGAGAAATCGTATTTACCCGATAA
- a CDS encoding glutathione ABC transporter substrate-binding protein, whose protein sequence is MKKASFLRTASVLLFSVALLFGCSSGGGSGSGTSAASNGGTTTGAPQKDQMVIAVNENFITMDPQNTGDALSSGVQSAMFEGLLIYDKDLKLMPGLSTEYSVNEDATEYTFKLRQNVKFHDGTPFNAEAVKINFDRMSNKDNNLRAYRNYKYIKSTEVVDEYTVKVTLNQPFSAMINKFTTGIISPAALEKYGKDITKNPVGTGPYKFVEWVQGDHLTVELNPDHWNKGAAKVGKIVYKPVPENGSRVAMLKTGEADVIYPLPEQQVETLNGAEGVKVERTPSTITRYVSINMLKKPFDDPRVRQAINHAVDKDAFIKVVKSGYGAQLESVMSPTIAHYAKQGAYEYSIEKAKQLLKEAGYENGFTTDIWGNTNSDTMKGMQFIQQQLQKVGITVEVKSMEEATLSDEIYGIKSPEEAKMNMWYVSWSSADPDNAMRSLFSSENFPPAGANTAFYKNNLVDQSIKEATQSSDQDKQKQLYGVVQEHVFKDAPWIFLAVDEILYGKRANVNGVYITPSGGIYVREAAFQ, encoded by the coding sequence ATGAAAAAAGCATCGTTTTTGCGAACAGCATCCGTCTTACTTTTTTCAGTGGCTTTACTTTTCGGATGTTCCAGTGGCGGTGGCAGTGGTAGTGGAACTTCGGCAGCTTCCAATGGGGGGACAACGACGGGAGCGCCGCAAAAGGATCAGATGGTCATCGCCGTAAACGAAAACTTCATCACGATGGACCCGCAAAATACAGGGGATGCACTGTCATCGGGTGTCCAAAGCGCAATGTTTGAAGGGCTTCTGATTTACGACAAGGATTTGAAGCTTATGCCGGGTTTATCGACTGAATATTCGGTGAATGAAGATGCGACAGAGTACACCTTCAAGCTCCGGCAAAACGTGAAGTTCCATGACGGCACACCATTCAATGCCGAAGCGGTCAAAATCAACTTCGATCGGATGAGCAACAAAGACAACAACTTGAGAGCTTATCGAAACTACAAATACATCAAGTCCACAGAGGTTGTCGACGAGTACACAGTGAAAGTGACGCTGAACCAGCCGTTTTCCGCGATGATCAACAAGTTCACGACCGGAATCATCAGCCCGGCGGCTCTGGAAAAGTACGGCAAAGACATTACCAAAAATCCAGTCGGTACAGGTCCATATAAATTCGTGGAATGGGTACAGGGTGACCATCTGACGGTAGAGCTGAATCCAGATCACTGGAACAAGGGTGCAGCCAAGGTCGGTAAAATCGTCTACAAGCCCGTTCCTGAAAACGGCTCCCGCGTAGCCATGCTGAAGACCGGTGAAGCCGATGTCATTTATCCGTTGCCGGAGCAGCAAGTAGAGACACTGAACGGAGCAGAGGGAGTAAAGGTAGAGCGCACACCTTCGACCATCACCAGGTATGTCTCGATCAATATGCTGAAAAAGCCGTTTGATGATCCGCGCGTTCGCCAAGCCATCAATCATGCAGTGGACAAGGACGCGTTCATTAAAGTCGTGAAATCCGGATACGGCGCACAACTGGAATCCGTGATGTCTCCGACGATTGCCCACTACGCGAAGCAAGGCGCGTATGAATACAGCATCGAAAAAGCGAAGCAGCTTTTGAAAGAAGCAGGCTACGAGAACGGCTTCACAACGGACATTTGGGGAAATACGAACTCGGATACGATGAAGGGCATGCAATTCATTCAGCAGCAATTGCAGAAGGTCGGCATCACCGTTGAAGTGAAATCGATGGAAGAAGCCACGCTGTCCGATGAAATCTACGGCATCAAGTCTCCAGAAGAAGCAAAAATGAACATGTGGTACGTTAGCTGGTCTTCCGCTGATCCAGACAATGCGATGCGTTCGTTGTTTAGCAGCGAAAACTTCCCGCCAGCGGGAGCGAACACGGCTTTCTACAAAAATAACCTCGTCGACCAAAGTATCAAGGAAGCGACACAATCGTCAGACCAAGACAAGCAAAAGCAGCTATATGGTGTCGTGCAAGAACATGTGTTTAAAGATGCACCATGGATTTTCCTCGCAGTCGATGAAATCTTGTACGGAAAACGTGCGAACGTGAATGGTGTTTATATCACACCGAGTGGCGGCATCTATGTAAGAGAAGCGGCGTTCCAATAA
- the nikB gene encoding nickel ABC transporter permease, which produces MFRYIVKRLIEIIPIIFVVSLLIFFFIHLVPGDPVRLAAGKEATLEEIERVRQELGLDKPLLTQYVNYMQNLVTGNLGHSLKTGLPISDMFENRFSVTMTLTFLSLGWALVLGLLIGTISAVFRNKWPDYVGMLTAISGISLPGFWLGLILIQVFSVTLGWFPTGGVESWKSYVLPSLTLGAGIMSMLARFTRSSLLETLKEDFIRTGRAKGLKESVVVRKHALKNSMIPVVTIAGLQFGFLLGGSVVVETVFSIPGMGRLLIDSIAFRDYPVVQAVILLFSLEFILVNLLVDILYKALNPKIRYDS; this is translated from the coding sequence ATGTTCCGTTATATCGTGAAGAGACTCATCGAGATCATCCCGATTATTTTTGTCGTGTCGTTGCTTATTTTCTTCTTTATCCATCTGGTTCCGGGTGATCCTGTCCGCTTGGCGGCGGGAAAAGAAGCGACCTTGGAAGAGATCGAGCGGGTGCGTCAGGAGCTGGGCTTGGATAAGCCATTGCTGACCCAGTACGTCAACTACATGCAAAACCTCGTGACAGGAAATTTGGGACACTCCTTGAAGACGGGGCTTCCCATTAGCGATATGTTTGAAAACCGTTTTTCCGTAACGATGACGTTGACATTTTTGAGCCTGGGCTGGGCTTTGGTGCTCGGTCTGCTGATTGGGACCATCTCTGCTGTTTTCCGCAATAAATGGCCGGATTACGTAGGGATGCTGACGGCGATTTCCGGCATTTCCTTGCCTGGATTTTGGCTGGGGCTCATTCTCATACAAGTTTTTTCTGTCACGCTGGGCTGGTTTCCCACAGGTGGGGTCGAGAGCTGGAAAAGCTACGTGCTTCCTTCGTTAACCTTAGGGGCAGGAATCATGTCGATGCTGGCCCGTTTTACACGGTCCTCCCTGCTCGAAACATTAAAGGAAGATTTTATCCGAACAGGTCGGGCAAAAGGGTTGAAGGAATCCGTAGTCGTTCGCAAGCACGCTTTGAAAAACTCAATGATTCCGGTCGTGACCATCGCCGGATTGCAATTCGGCTTTTTGCTGGGCGGATCGGTTGTCGTAGAGACGGTGTTTAGCATTCCGGGTATGGGGCGTCTGTTGATCGATTCCATTGCTTTTCGCGATTATCCGGTCGTACAGGCAGTCATTCTGTTGTTTTCACTGGAGTTCATTCTCGTGAATCTGCTGGTAGACATCTTGTACAAGGCACTGAATCCGAAAATCCGTTATGACAGCTAA
- a CDS encoding ABC transporter permease subunit — MEVVKEIGQNVIVPTEKKSRAREFWKKWKKQKTAFWAGFFILFLFVIALFGPWIAPYDPYEPNYDVTLQTPSMEHWAGTDEYGRDILSRIIVGTGISLGVSFSSVLVGAVVGTVLGLISGYYGGWLDRLIMRWSDVMFAFPDLLLAIAIVAILGPGLTNVVVAVAVFSIPSFARLIRGNTLAAKEAVFVEAARSMGAKSSRIIFRHIFPETVSSMIVFFSMRIGTSILAASSLSFLGLGAAPESPDWGAMLSMGRDYLATSPHVVIIPGIAIFLTVLAFNLVGDGLRDILDPKTKN, encoded by the coding sequence ATGGAGGTAGTAAAAGAAATCGGGCAAAACGTTATAGTTCCCACTGAAAAGAAATCCCGAGCCCGCGAGTTTTGGAAGAAGTGGAAGAAGCAAAAGACAGCATTCTGGGCAGGGTTTTTTATCTTGTTTTTGTTTGTGATCGCGCTCTTTGGCCCGTGGATCGCGCCGTATGATCCGTACGAGCCGAACTATGATGTGACGTTGCAAACTCCATCCATGGAGCATTGGGCAGGGACAGATGAATACGGACGAGATATTTTGAGCCGCATCATCGTAGGAACGGGAATCTCTCTTGGCGTCAGCTTTTCCTCTGTGCTGGTCGGCGCAGTGGTTGGAACCGTATTAGGCTTGATTAGCGGATATTACGGCGGGTGGCTGGATCGCCTCATCATGCGGTGGAGTGACGTCATGTTCGCTTTTCCCGATTTGCTACTCGCAATCGCCATCGTTGCGATCCTCGGCCCGGGATTAACGAATGTCGTCGTAGCAGTCGCGGTGTTCAGTATTCCATCGTTTGCTCGTTTGATCCGCGGCAATACATTGGCTGCCAAGGAAGCGGTGTTTGTAGAAGCAGCGCGGTCCATGGGGGCAAAAAGTAGCCGGATTATTTTTCGGCACATCTTTCCAGAGACCGTCTCCAGTATGATCGTCTTTTTTTCCATGCGGATCGGTACCTCAATTTTGGCGGCATCCAGTCTCAGCTTTCTCGGTCTGGGGGCTGCGCCCGAGAGTCCCGACTGGGGAGCGATGCTCAGTATGGGGCGTGATTATCTCGCCACTTCTCCTCATGTGGTCATCATTCCCGGGATTGCGATCTTTTTGACCGTGCTGGCGTTCAACCTCGTTGGGGATGGCCTGCGCGATATTTTGGACCCGAAAACGAAGAACTAA
- a CDS encoding ABC transporter ATP-binding protein codes for MSENIIEVKHLQTQFTRDNQKTVVLDHVSFHIKKGEVLGLVGESGCGKSVTSLSIMRLFKDTTGEITNGEIVYNGTNLLSISESDMRRIRGKEISMIFQEPMTSLNPVMKIGEQLMEAIRLHLGYSDQKAREQAVSMLTKVGIPRPSEIMGEYPHQLSGGMRQRIMIAMAMSCNPNLLIADEPTTALDVTIQAQILDVMKQLQADEHMSMLLITHDLGVVAEMCNRVVVMYAGRVVEEASVYDLFDEPKHPYTKGLIGSVPKIGQKRARLDSVPGNVPTPSNMPKGCKFAPRCKDVMPVCWEKEPAITTVGEERSCRCWLYQEEGRDVHV; via the coding sequence ATGAGTGAGAACATCATTGAAGTAAAGCATCTGCAAACACAATTTACGAGAGACAACCAGAAGACAGTCGTCCTCGATCATGTCAGCTTTCATATAAAAAAAGGCGAAGTGCTCGGACTGGTTGGCGAATCGGGCTGCGGCAAGAGCGTGACCTCCTTGTCGATCATGCGCCTGTTCAAGGACACGACTGGTGAGATTACCAACGGAGAGATTGTTTACAACGGTACGAATCTTCTTTCGATTTCGGAGAGTGATATGCGCCGTATTCGCGGAAAAGAAATCTCGATGATTTTTCAGGAGCCGATGACCTCGCTCAACCCGGTGATGAAAATCGGAGAGCAATTGATGGAAGCCATTCGTTTGCATCTCGGCTACTCCGACCAAAAGGCGCGAGAACAAGCAGTGAGCATGCTGACAAAGGTGGGCATTCCGCGACCAAGCGAAATTATGGGGGAGTATCCGCATCAGCTCTCTGGCGGTATGCGACAGCGCATCATGATTGCGATGGCGATGTCCTGCAATCCCAACCTGTTGATCGCCGATGAGCCAACGACGGCACTCGATGTGACGATTCAAGCCCAAATCCTCGATGTCATGAAGCAACTTCAGGCTGACGAGCACATGTCGATGCTGTTGATCACGCACGATCTCGGCGTCGTGGCAGAGATGTGCAACCGTGTTGTGGTCATGTACGCAGGGCGTGTCGTGGAGGAAGCATCTGTTTACGACTTGTTCGACGAACCCAAGCATCCGTATACCAAAGGCTTGATTGGCTCTGTCCCTAAAATCGGGCAGAAGCGCGCACGGCTGGATTCGGTTCCGGGGAACGTACCGACACCAAGCAATATGCCGAAGGGCTGCAAGTTTGCTCCGCGCTGCAAGGATGTCATGCCTGTTTGTTGGGAAAAGGAGCCCGCCATTACGACGGTGGGAGAAGAACGTTCTTGCCGCTGCTGGCTCTATCAAGAGGAAGGTAGGGATGTTCATGTCTAA